The Lasioglossum baleicum chromosome 12, iyLasBale1, whole genome shotgun sequence genome includes a region encoding these proteins:
- the LOC143214201 gene encoding uncharacterized protein LOC143214201 has product MFDDILNISEAPIFDNRITKIELHTYNPYVNTTFENSDEIRIPIQQQDLYTLPCKSFLYVEGKLSLPRKLELPTGSGGESSIDTATLENNAVAFMFEEIRYELNGVEIDRSRNPGATTTLKNYVSLSRTRSGALSNAGWLYGDGGQKEAATATAAIHFNFCVPMNILLGFCEDYKRVVINARHELILIRSRTDVNALYSPSNNAKPILNLYKIQWRMPHVALDEIHKLSMLRILDSDRSIGMSFRSWDLYEYPLLQTTTKHTWAIKTALQMEKPRYVIFALQTDRKNNLKKTATRFDHCALTNIRLYLNSETYPYDDLNIDFEKGKYALLYDMYAKFQESYYGNGEALLNTMDFLRYGPLVVFDCSRQNKALKNATVDARIEFEWRTDVPPSTTAYCLMIHDRIVEYNSLTNIVRKIT; this is encoded by the coding sequence ATGTTTGacgacattttgaacatctcCGAAGCACCGATCTTCGACAATCGCATAACTAAGATTGAGCTGCACACGTACAATCCGTATGTTAACACAACGTTCGAGAACAGCGACGAGATAAGGATACCCATTCAGCAACAAGACCTGTACACGCTCCCGTGTAAAAGTTTCCTATACGTTGAGGGAAAACTTAGTTTACCGAGAAAACTCGAATTACCGACTGGTTCAGGAGGAGAATCCAGCATCGATACGGCAACTCTTGAGAACAATGCCGTTGCGTTTATGTTTGAGGAAATACGCTACGAATTGAACGGTGTAGAAATCGATCGATCCAGAAATCCCGGTGCGACGACAACTCTGAAGAATTACGTGAGTCTGTCCAGAACGAGAAGCGGCGCATTGTCCAACGCTGGCTGGCTGTATGGTGATGGTGGACAGAAAGAGGCTGCAACGGCCACGGCTGCGATACATTTCAACTTTTGTGTACCTATGAACATTTTATTAGGCTTCTGTGAAGATTACAAACGTGTTGTGATAAATGCTCGACAcgaattgattttgattcgctCGCGTACCGACGTGAACGCATTGTACAGTCCTTCCAACAACGCCAAACCTATTCTGAATCTGtacaaaattcaatggcgaatgccACATGTTGCATTGGATGAAATACATAAGCTATCCATGTTACGTATTTTAGACAGCGACAGATCGATCGGCATGAGCTTTCGATCGTGGGATCTGTACGAATATCCTCTACTACAGACGACTACGAAGCATACATGGGCGATAAAAACAGCTCTGCAAATGGAAAAACCGCGATACGTGATATTCGCCTTGCAAACCGATCGAAAGAATAACTTAAAGAAAACAGCTACGCGATTCGATCATTGCGCATTGACAAATATTCGTCTTTACTTGAACTCGGAAACATATCCGTACGATGATTTAAATATCGATTTTGAGAAAGGTAAATACGCGTTGCTCTACGACATGTATgcaaaattccaagaatcatactatGGAAACGGTGAAGCGCTACTCAACACCATGGATTTCCTGCGATACGGTCCACTCGTCGTTTTCGATTGTTCTCGACAAAATAAAGCGCTAAAAAATGCTACGGTCGACGCGCGAATCGAATTCGAATGGCGAACCGATGTCCCCCCATCGACAACAGCCTACTGCTTAATGATACACGACCGCATCGTGGAGTACAATTCATTGAcgaacattgttcgaaaaattacttaa